A genomic stretch from Pseudomonas mendocina includes:
- the rpe gene encoding ribulose-phosphate 3-epimerase, whose amino-acid sequence MQPFAIAPSILSADFARLGEDVDKVLAAGADIVHFDVMDNHYVPNLTIGPMVCAALRKYGVTAPIDVHLMVKPVDRIIGDFIEAGATYITFHPEASEHIDRSLQLVRDGGCKSGLVFNPATPLDVLKHVMDKVDMILLMSVNPGFGGQKFIPHTLEKLREARALIDASGRDIRLEIDGGVNVQNIRSIAEAGADTFVAGSAIFNQPDYKAVIDSMRAELAQVRG is encoded by the coding sequence ATGCAACCCTTCGCCATCGCTCCGTCAATTCTGTCTGCCGACTTCGCCCGCCTGGGTGAGGATGTGGACAAGGTATTAGCTGCCGGGGCAGACATCGTTCATTTCGATGTAATGGATAACCACTATGTTCCTAACCTGACCATCGGCCCGATGGTGTGTGCTGCCTTGCGCAAATACGGTGTGACTGCACCGATTGATGTGCACCTGATGGTAAAGCCGGTTGATCGGATCATTGGTGACTTCATTGAAGCAGGCGCCACCTACATCACCTTCCACCCGGAAGCCTCCGAGCACATTGATCGCTCGCTGCAACTGGTGCGTGATGGTGGGTGCAAGTCGGGCTTGGTATTCAACCCAGCGACGCCGCTGGATGTACTCAAGCACGTGATGGATAAGGTCGACATGATCCTGCTGATGAGCGTGAACCCCGGTTTTGGTGGTCAGAAGTTCATTCCACATACCTTGGAAAAACTCCGTGAGGCCCGCGCCCTGATCGACGCATCCGGTCGCGATATTCGCCTGGAAATCGACGGCGGGGTGAATGTGCAGAACATCCGCTCCATCGCTGAAGCTGGCGCTGATACTTTTGTTGCCGGTTCGGCCATTTTTAATCAGCCGGACTACAAAGCCGTCATCGACAGCATGCGTGCCGAACTGGCTCAGGTGCGTGGGTGA
- a CDS encoding phosphoglycolate phosphatase, with protein sequence MSLLRQLFQGELPKLVMFDLDGTLLDSVPDLAAAVDRTLLDLGRPAAGADKVRNWVGNGARVLVRRALADGIEHDGVDDQLAAQALELFMQHYAESHDLSQVYPGVQQTLDWLREQDVELALVTNKPERFVAPLLDQKQLGGYFRWIIGGDTLPQQKPDPAGLLHVMKMARVEPACALFVGDSRTDVQAAKAAGVSCVALSYGYNHGRPIAEEKPDVVLDSLSGLMQAR encoded by the coding sequence GTGAGCCTGCTCAGGCAACTGTTCCAGGGTGAGCTGCCAAAGCTGGTGATGTTCGATCTGGACGGCACCTTGCTTGACTCGGTGCCCGACCTGGCCGCCGCTGTTGATCGCACCTTGCTGGATCTGGGCCGCCCCGCAGCCGGGGCGGATAAAGTGCGTAATTGGGTTGGCAACGGTGCCCGCGTATTGGTACGCCGGGCGCTGGCTGACGGTATTGAGCATGACGGTGTGGATGACCAACTGGCCGCCCAGGCGCTGGAGCTGTTTATGCAGCACTACGCCGAGAGCCATGACTTGTCTCAGGTCTACCCCGGCGTGCAGCAAACACTGGACTGGCTGCGTGAGCAGGATGTTGAGCTGGCGCTGGTCACCAATAAACCAGAGCGTTTTGTCGCACCGCTGCTGGATCAGAAACAGTTGGGTGGGTACTTCCGCTGGATTATCGGCGGCGATACCTTGCCCCAGCAGAAGCCTGACCCGGCCGGACTGCTGCATGTGATGAAAATGGCACGGGTTGAGCCAGCCTGTGCATTGTTTGTGGGTGACTCTCGCACTGATGTGCAAGCTGCTAAGGCCGCCGGTGTGTCCTGTGTTGCGCTGAGCTATGGCTACAACCATGGACGGCCAATCGCTGAAGAGAAGCCTGACGTTGTATTGGATTCACTCAGCGGTTTGATGCAGGCACGCTGA